The Sphingobium aromaticiconvertens genome has a segment encoding these proteins:
- a CDS encoding response regulator transcription factor produces MKDLSAAAGTPAVYCIGNELRPELMSALSGVASRCFATLHDFLVASTRLAPGIVLFDADSVQDDVSDAIATLRKRGSVQAVLLAKAAPDFAFGVAAIRAGAVDILEKPLSEQRLLDAIQLATSKCGHLHRPPDARDIDRLTAREREVVAWLLHGLTNKEIGRELGISHRTVEIHRARLMRKLAVPSLPALIDIALAQRDKLPDVGAAQPS; encoded by the coding sequence GTGAAGGATTTATCGGCGGCTGCGGGAACTCCCGCAGTCTACTGTATCGGCAACGAGCTGCGCCCTGAACTGATGTCAGCGCTGAGTGGTGTCGCTTCGCGTTGCTTTGCGACGCTTCACGACTTTCTTGTGGCTTCGACGCGGCTGGCGCCGGGTATCGTCCTGTTCGACGCCGACAGTGTTCAGGATGACGTGTCGGATGCCATCGCCACCCTTCGCAAGCGTGGATCGGTGCAAGCTGTGTTGCTCGCGAAGGCAGCGCCGGACTTCGCATTTGGCGTTGCCGCTATTCGGGCCGGCGCTGTCGACATCCTTGAAAAGCCGCTGTCCGAGCAGCGTCTTCTGGATGCCATCCAGCTGGCGACCAGCAAATGCGGACACCTTCACCGGCCGCCCGATGCCAGGGACATCGATCGGCTGACGGCACGTGAGCGCGAAGTCGTGGCCTGGCTCCTGCACGGGCTTACCAACAAGGAAATCGGTCGGGAGCTGGGAATCAGCCACAGGACAGTGGAAATCCATCGCGCGAGGCTGATGCGGAAGCTCGCGGTGCCGAGCCTTCCCGCGTTGATCGACATTGCCCTTGCACAGCGCGACAAGCTGCCCGATGTCGGAGCCGCGCAACCCTCGTAA
- a CDS encoding YdcH family protein → MSELGHDLHALFPAQREILHALKLESAHYRDLADRHHKLAQQIYRIEAGLDAASDDRLEDLKKQRLSLLDEVAAMIAERQDA, encoded by the coding sequence ATGAGTGAACTTGGCCACGATCTGCACGCGCTGTTTCCCGCGCAGCGCGAGATCCTTCACGCGCTGAAGCTGGAGAGCGCGCATTACCGCGACCTGGCCGACCGCCATCATAAGTTGGCCCAGCAGATATACCGGATCGAGGCGGGACTTGATGCCGCTTCCGATGACCGACTCGAAGACCTGAAAAAGCAGCGCCTGAGCCTGCTCGATGAGGTCGCAGCGATGATTGCGGAAAGGCAGGATGCGTGA
- a CDS encoding TraR/DksA family transcriptional regulator, producing the protein MDFDLMRQRLTDRLSELNAQVERIEEEQGQPLDADFEEQAIARQDDEALDAVERSTLAEIALTRQALARLDSDTYGLCTTCGEPIAPARLEALPAAAHCIRCASAAEHDRA; encoded by the coding sequence ATGGATTTCGACCTTATGCGCCAGCGTCTCACCGATCGCCTCTCCGAACTGAACGCCCAAGTCGAGCGCATCGAGGAGGAGCAGGGCCAACCTCTCGACGCCGATTTCGAAGAACAGGCGATAGCCCGCCAGGATGATGAAGCACTGGATGCTGTCGAGCGCTCGACGTTGGCCGAAATCGCCCTCACGCGACAGGCGCTCGCAAGACTGGATTCGGACACCTATGGCCTGTGCACCACGTGCGGGGAGCCGATAGCGCCGGCACGGCTCGAGGCGCTGCCCGCCGCCGCACATTGCATCCGATGTGCAAGCGCGGCGGAGCACGACAGGGCCTGA
- a CDS encoding AI-2E family transporter, translated as MRRIEDTSFAVLILAVSMAFAWIVQPLFGAILWGVIASILFAPLNDRLLRAMPTRNNLAALLTLLVIMAMVILPAILLSAFLLQEVAGVYARMQSGEADPGTYFLRFQAHLPQWLKSLLTGLGLSDFDSVRTKLTAGIAASFQTLTARAFSIGQSAFGFVVALGVMLYLTFFLLRDGKQVAARVETAIPLDPDQRAALLVKFAAVIRATIKGSLVVAVIQGAIGGIVFWALGIHSALLWGVLMAFLSLLPAIGTGIVWAPVAVYLLVTGAVWEGVILILCGLFVIGLVDNLLRPILVGRDARMPDYVVLISTLGGLQVLGFNGLVIGPVAAALFIAAWDIFARSRFQPQSDAS; from the coding sequence ATGCGCCGCATCGAGGACACGAGCTTTGCTGTACTCATCCTGGCCGTGTCGATGGCCTTCGCGTGGATCGTGCAACCGCTGTTCGGCGCCATTCTCTGGGGCGTCATCGCATCGATCCTCTTCGCGCCTCTCAACGATCGCCTGCTGCGTGCGATGCCGACGCGGAACAACCTTGCCGCTCTGCTGACGCTGCTCGTGATCATGGCGATGGTAATCCTCCCCGCCATCCTGCTTTCTGCGTTCCTGCTTCAGGAGGTGGCGGGCGTCTACGCGCGAATGCAAAGCGGCGAGGCTGATCCCGGCACCTACTTCCTCCGGTTCCAGGCACATCTGCCGCAATGGCTGAAGTCGCTGCTGACAGGGTTGGGCCTGAGCGATTTCGATTCCGTCCGGACCAAATTGACCGCCGGGATCGCCGCTAGCTTCCAGACCCTGACGGCGCGAGCATTCAGCATCGGCCAGAGCGCCTTCGGCTTCGTCGTCGCCCTGGGCGTCATGCTCTACCTGACTTTCTTTCTTTTGCGCGACGGCAAGCAGGTGGCTGCCCGGGTGGAAACGGCCATTCCGCTGGATCCGGACCAGCGCGCCGCCCTGCTGGTGAAATTCGCCGCCGTTATTCGGGCGACGATCAAGGGCAGCCTCGTGGTTGCGGTCATCCAGGGCGCCATCGGCGGGATCGTCTTCTGGGCGCTGGGCATCCATAGCGCGTTGCTCTGGGGCGTGCTGATGGCATTTCTGTCGCTTCTGCCGGCGATCGGGACAGGCATCGTCTGGGCGCCGGTCGCCGTCTATCTGCTCGTAACCGGCGCGGTCTGGGAAGGCGTCATTTTGATCCTGTGCGGCCTGTTCGTGATCGGCCTCGTGGACAATCTCCTGCGCCCGATCCTGGTGGGTCGGGACGCGCGCATGCCCGATTATGTCGTCCTGATCTCCACCCTCGGCGGTCTGCAAGTACTCGGCTTCAACGGGCTCGTGATCGGTCCGGTGGCGGCGGCTTTGTTCATCGCTGCATGGGATATATTTGCACGCTCGCGATTCCAGCCTCAATCGGATGCATCATAG
- a CDS encoding cation-translocating P-type ATPase, whose protein sequence is MPIATDQRPTAPSRSGLTAAEARRRLDAQGPNELPRAGRRTVPHILAEVVREPMLALLLAGGVAYMLLGDLGEALILLGFATFSIGITVIQESRTEHVLEALRDLSAPRALVIRDGTRIRIAGREVVDGDLLVLEQGDRVAADAMLIAADDLQADESLLTGESVPVRKQAVLQGEESLRRRPGGEDQPLVYSGSLITRGSGLALAIATGPRSEIGKIGQSLSTLDAEPPRLRRETARIVRLCAIGGGFVALLVVLLFGLLRGGWIDAMLAGIAIGMSMLPEEFPVVLTIFLAMGAWRIAQAGVLTRRAAAIETLGSATILCTDKTGTLTENRMAVTELWLASGETATVDGVTEPSTRFHELLDTSILASAPVPVDPMEVAFHQAGAGIPDLAERRAKLSLAHSYGLRPELLAMSNVWQAPDPEAACTVAAKGAPEAIAALCHLSPDERARLKAAVDTMALRGMRVLGVATASTGPGDSLPESQQEHDFALIGLIGLADPLRASVPAAVAECRSAGIRVVMITGDYAATARAIATQAGIMDGDVLTGTELAALDDAALAERLKTVTVFARIMPEQKLRIVAAYKADGEIVAMTGDGVNDAPSLKAAHIGIAMGKRGTDVAREASAIVLLDDDFGSIVKAVRLGRRIYDNIRKAMAFIFAVHVPIAGLALLPLAFGLPILFGPIHIALLEMIIDPVCALVFEAEREEQDLMNRKPRHPEERLFSLRMIGWSVFQGGLGFVLLAGIFLASSYSGMPEADARALTFFSLIGVILVLILVNRSFDTSLLHALVRGNAALRYVLGAVVAVAAIIMTVPALRSLLKFGPLHGPDLAITMGSAALLLILLEASKMVELRWASSFARQPRT, encoded by the coding sequence ATGCCGATCGCCACTGACCAGCGACCTACCGCGCCATCCCGGTCCGGGCTGACCGCAGCGGAGGCCCGGCGACGCCTTGATGCCCAGGGACCGAACGAACTGCCTAGAGCAGGGCGGCGCACGGTGCCGCACATTCTCGCTGAAGTGGTCCGGGAGCCGATGCTGGCGCTGCTGCTTGCGGGCGGCGTCGCCTATATGCTGCTGGGTGACCTTGGCGAAGCGCTCATCCTCCTTGGCTTCGCGACCTTTTCGATCGGCATCACGGTCATCCAGGAAAGCCGCACCGAGCATGTCCTAGAGGCGCTGCGCGACCTGTCGGCGCCGCGTGCGCTGGTGATCCGCGACGGGACCCGCATCCGCATTGCCGGGCGCGAGGTGGTCGATGGCGACCTGCTCGTCCTGGAGCAGGGGGACAGGGTCGCCGCCGACGCGATGCTGATCGCGGCGGACGATCTTCAGGCCGATGAATCGCTGCTTACCGGTGAGTCCGTACCTGTCCGCAAGCAGGCGGTGCTTCAGGGCGAGGAATCGTTGCGGCGACGGCCGGGCGGGGAGGACCAGCCGCTTGTCTATTCGGGCTCGCTCATCACCCGCGGCTCGGGGCTGGCGCTGGCGATCGCGACCGGCCCGCGCAGCGAGATCGGCAAGATCGGCCAGTCGCTCTCGACGCTCGATGCCGAGCCGCCGCGCCTACGCCGGGAAACCGCCCGGATCGTCCGGCTCTGCGCGATCGGAGGCGGCTTCGTCGCCCTCCTTGTCGTCCTGCTCTTCGGGCTCCTGCGCGGAGGATGGATCGACGCTATGCTCGCGGGAATCGCGATCGGCATGTCCATGCTGCCGGAGGAGTTCCCGGTGGTCCTCACGATCTTCCTCGCGATGGGGGCATGGCGCATTGCCCAAGCCGGCGTCCTCACGCGCCGGGCGGCCGCCATTGAGACGCTCGGTTCCGCGACAATATTATGCACCGACAAAACCGGAACTCTCACCGAGAACCGGATGGCCGTGACGGAGCTGTGGCTGGCGTCGGGCGAGACGGCGACGGTCGACGGCGTGACCGAGCCTTCGACCCGGTTTCACGAACTCCTGGATACCAGTATCCTGGCCAGCGCCCCGGTGCCGGTCGATCCGATGGAGGTCGCCTTTCACCAGGCAGGCGCGGGCATCCCGGACCTTGCAGAACGCCGTGCCAAGCTCAGTTTGGCCCACAGCTATGGACTGCGGCCTGAATTGCTGGCGATGTCGAACGTCTGGCAAGCGCCCGACCCCGAGGCGGCCTGCACGGTGGCGGCCAAGGGCGCGCCGGAGGCCATCGCTGCGCTCTGTCATCTGTCGCCGGATGAGCGCGCGCGCCTGAAGGCTGCCGTCGATACCATGGCTCTAAGGGGCATGCGCGTGCTGGGTGTCGCGACGGCATCGACTGGCCCGGGCGACAGCTTGCCGGAATCCCAGCAGGAGCATGATTTTGCCCTGATCGGTCTGATCGGCCTTGCCGATCCCCTGCGCGCCAGTGTGCCGGCCGCCGTGGCCGAATGCCGTAGCGCCGGGATCAGGGTCGTGATGATCACGGGCGACTACGCTGCCACCGCGCGAGCGATAGCGACGCAGGCCGGAATCATGGACGGCGATGTGCTGACCGGGACCGAGCTCGCTGCCCTGGACGACGCGGCGCTTGCAGAACGGCTGAAGACGGTGACAGTCTTCGCGCGGATCATGCCGGAGCAGAAGCTGCGGATCGTGGCGGCATACAAAGCGGATGGCGAAATCGTCGCCATGACCGGAGACGGGGTGAATGACGCACCGTCGCTCAAGGCCGCGCATATCGGCATCGCCATGGGTAAGCGCGGCACCGATGTCGCCCGGGAAGCCTCGGCGATCGTCCTGCTCGACGATGATTTCGGGTCGATCGTGAAGGCGGTGCGGCTCGGGAGGCGCATCTACGACAATATCCGCAAGGCGATGGCCTTCATCTTTGCCGTCCATGTGCCGATCGCAGGCCTCGCGCTGCTGCCGCTTGCCTTCGGCCTGCCCATCCTGTTCGGGCCGATCCATATCGCGTTGCTCGAGATGATCATCGATCCTGTCTGCGCGCTCGTCTTCGAAGCCGAGCGCGAGGAGCAGGATCTCATGAACCGTAAGCCGCGCCACCCCGAGGAACGGCTCTTCTCGCTGCGCATGATCGGCTGGAGCGTGTTCCAGGGCGGGCTGGGCTTTGTGCTGCTCGCCGGGATATTTCTGGCATCGAGCTATTCCGGCATGCCGGAAGCCGATGCGCGCGCGTTGACCTTCTTTTCGCTCATCGGCGTGATCCTGGTGCTGATCCTAGTCAATCGCTCGTTCGACACATCGCTCCTTCACGCGCTGGTCCGGGGCAATGCGGCCCTGCGCTACGTCCTGGGCGCGGTGGTTGCGGTCGCGGCCATCATCATGACCGTTCCCGCACTTCGTAGCCTGCTTAAATTCGGTCCGCTCCATGGCCCCGACCTCGCGATCACCATGGGGTCAGCAGCGCTGCTCCTGATCCTGCTTGAGGCGAGCAAGATGGTCGAGTTGCGGTGGGCGTCAAGCTTTGCACGGCAGCCGCGAACGTGA
- a CDS encoding DUF4010 domain-containing protein: MDFAIAGGVATIVGIALALALGLLIGVQRGWTLRHEPAGSRFAGIRTFGLLGLAGGVAGALRPIEPGVAIILMAAAAMLVLMGYAQAAWRGGPISGTASLAGLLTLGCGFLATTREERLATIIAVVMTLVLALRSQLHGWIGRLSEVEVSAIARFALISLAILPLLPDRPCGPYDAWNPRQLWMVVVLVSGFSFAGYMASKRLGASRGTLATAAAGAMVSSTAVTAALATRLRDDAENGPILIAGITTASVVMLVRVLVLVGALAPFALPALALLVAPAVVVSALATAWQLRAAALLPSSSSREVLVRNPFNLAPALGLMALVMLLSLASRWVLDRFGDAGLATVLALSGMADVDSAIITMGGLPKGVLDGQAAGLVLAAPVMLNTLVKAGATISLAGRHRGRSAALALIASVAASLLMLPILLH, encoded by the coding sequence ATGGATTTTGCGATAGCCGGAGGCGTTGCTACCATAGTCGGCATCGCGCTAGCGCTGGCCCTTGGCCTTCTCATCGGCGTCCAGCGTGGCTGGACCTTGCGCCATGAACCGGCCGGCTCCCGCTTCGCGGGCATCCGGACCTTTGGACTTCTGGGGCTGGCCGGAGGTGTCGCGGGCGCGCTTCGGCCGATCGAGCCAGGGGTGGCGATCATCCTCATGGCTGCTGCGGCCATGTTGGTTCTGATGGGATATGCGCAAGCGGCCTGGCGGGGCGGCCCGATCAGCGGCACGGCGAGCCTTGCCGGGCTGCTGACGCTTGGCTGCGGATTCCTGGCAACCACCCGGGAGGAACGCCTCGCCACGATCATCGCCGTGGTAATGACGCTGGTGCTTGCGCTCCGATCGCAGCTTCACGGCTGGATCGGGCGGTTGAGCGAGGTCGAGGTAAGCGCCATCGCCCGATTCGCACTGATCTCGCTCGCCATCCTGCCACTCCTCCCCGATCGCCCTTGCGGTCCCTATGATGCCTGGAATCCGCGGCAACTGTGGATGGTGGTCGTCCTTGTTTCGGGCTTTTCCTTCGCCGGCTATATGGCCAGCAAGCGCCTGGGCGCATCGCGCGGGACGCTCGCGACGGCCGCTGCCGGCGCCATGGTTTCATCCACGGCGGTAACCGCCGCCTTGGCGACCCGGCTGCGCGACGATGCGGAAAATGGGCCCATTCTGATTGCAGGGATCACCACCGCCTCCGTGGTCATGCTGGTGCGCGTGCTGGTGTTGGTGGGCGCGCTGGCGCCGTTTGCGCTGCCGGCGCTGGCGCTGCTGGTCGCGCCGGCGGTGGTGGTCAGTGCCCTCGCCACGGCCTGGCAGCTCCGGGCTGCAGCGCTACTGCCCTCATCGTCCAGCCGGGAAGTTCTTGTTCGTAACCCGTTCAACCTTGCGCCGGCGCTCGGCCTCATGGCGCTGGTGATGCTTCTGTCGCTGGCCTCGCGCTGGGTGCTCGATCGGTTTGGCGATGCCGGCCTTGCCACGGTTCTGGCCCTGTCGGGGATGGCGGATGTCGATTCCGCTATCATCACGATGGGGGGGTTGCCAAAGGGCGTGCTGGACGGCCAAGCGGCGGGCCTTGTTCTGGCCGCCCCGGTCATGCTCAACACCCTCGTCAAGGCCGGGGCCACGATCAGCCTGGCCGGAAGGCATCGGGGCAGGTCCGCCGCCCTGGCCCTGATCGCGAGCGTCGCAGCGAGCCTACTGATGCTGCCCATCCTCTTGCACTGA
- a CDS encoding RrF2 family transcriptional regulator: MRLTRYTDYALRVLLYLAERPERVCAIAEIATAHAISKNHLMKVVHELGKAGYVQSVRGCHGGMRLCRPPDAINIGAVVREMEGDFDLVDCASCVITHRCGLQGALGEALGAFLAVLDGYSLADLSRQAPSSLTNAPITSPMLGSVQRPLAIS; encoded by the coding sequence ATGCGATTGACCCGTTACACCGACTATGCGCTCCGGGTGCTGCTGTATCTCGCCGAGCGTCCCGAACGTGTTTGCGCGATCGCCGAGATCGCCACCGCGCATGCGATTTCCAAGAACCATCTGATGAAGGTCGTCCACGAGTTGGGCAAGGCGGGCTATGTCCAGAGCGTGCGCGGCTGCCACGGCGGCATGCGCCTTTGCCGGCCGCCCGACGCCATCAATATCGGCGCTGTCGTACGGGAGATGGAAGGGGACTTCGACCTTGTCGATTGTGCTTCGTGCGTCATCACGCATCGCTGCGGCCTGCAGGGCGCGCTCGGCGAAGCCCTGGGCGCATTTCTTGCCGTGCTTGACGGCTATTCGTTGGCGGACCTGTCCCGCCAGGCGCCGTCATCGCTGACGAATGCTCCGATCACCTCTCCAATGCTGGGGTCGGTGCAACGGCCCTTGGCGATTTCCTGA
- a CDS encoding globin domain-containing protein, producing MARTMSAETMAIVKSTAPALQQHGLAITTRMYERLFVDPEIKALFNQAAQRSGEQPKRLADAILAFAKNVDKLDVLTSAIERIASRHVETHIKPAHYPAVADALLPAIKDVLGNAVDEKVLAAWGEAYWFLADVLIAREAALYAEAA from the coding sequence ATGGCACGCACGATGTCGGCTGAAACGATGGCTATCGTCAAATCCACCGCACCCGCGCTTCAGCAGCACGGCTTGGCGATCACGACACGAATGTATGAACGCCTGTTTGTTGATCCCGAGATAAAGGCATTGTTCAATCAGGCCGCGCAACGGTCGGGCGAGCAGCCGAAACGCCTAGCCGACGCCATCCTCGCTTTTGCCAAGAATGTCGACAAGCTCGACGTCCTGACTTCCGCGATCGAGCGCATCGCGAGCCGGCATGTCGAGACGCATATCAAGCCTGCGCATTACCCGGCCGTCGCCGATGCCCTGCTGCCGGCGATCAAGGACGTGCTGGGCAACGCGGTAGATGAAAAGGTACTCGCGGCCTGGGGTGAAGCCTATTGGTTTCTTGCCGACGTGCTGATCGCGCGTGAGGCGGCGCTCTACGCCGAGGCGGCCTGA
- a CDS encoding DUF1971 domain-containing protein — protein sequence MELAPAAVTLPDGIAAYRRTAEFTSETIPAALLRDHSTKPGTWGLIHVTEGALRYRVTDPRRQPGERLLASGGPPGVVEPTILHHVLPVGPVRFYVEFRRAADAS from the coding sequence ATGGAACTGGCTCCCGCAGCGGTCACTTTGCCCGATGGGATTGCCGCCTATCGACGTACCGCCGAGTTTACGTCGGAGACGATCCCGGCGGCCCTGCTGCGGGACCACAGCACCAAGCCTGGTACATGGGGACTCATCCACGTGACCGAAGGCGCGTTGCGCTATAGGGTGACCGATCCCCGCCGGCAGCCGGGTGAACGGCTTTTGGCCTCTGGCGGGCCGCCCGGTGTCGTCGAGCCGACAATCCTTCACCATGTACTCCCGGTTGGCCCGGTTCGCTTTTATGTCGAATTCCGGCGCGCGGCGGACGCGTCGTGA
- a CDS encoding universal stress protein, with protein MKNILLLVHADDGQEARLQTALDLTRALDGHLTCIDVTQSPVVAGDLYAGFGEAVMLTDERENEAKNRAALTERLSHEDVRWDWTDATGDIASCVLEAATLADLIVLNRTLDAYPLPDMRTIASRIVMHAHKPIIAVPEKLERFNAAGRALIAWDGQASAADTMRACVPLLQLASDVHIFMARDGAEKTEPTEAAEYLSRHGVHASVKIVDDGLHAPDALIAEEAALWHADYVLMGAYSHGRLLEAFGGVTKRMLTKSKLPLVLGH; from the coding sequence ATGAAGAACATTCTTTTGCTGGTTCACGCCGACGATGGGCAGGAAGCCAGGCTGCAGACGGCGCTCGACCTGACACGTGCCCTTGATGGGCATCTGACCTGTATCGACGTCACGCAATCGCCGGTGGTCGCGGGCGACCTCTATGCCGGCTTTGGTGAAGCCGTGATGCTGACCGACGAGCGGGAGAACGAGGCAAAGAACAGGGCTGCGCTGACGGAGCGCCTCTCGCATGAAGACGTTCGCTGGGACTGGACCGACGCGACCGGCGATATCGCCAGTTGTGTCCTCGAGGCGGCGACGCTCGCGGATCTGATCGTGCTCAATCGGACGCTCGACGCCTATCCCCTTCCCGATATGCGCACGATCGCCAGCCGGATCGTGATGCACGCGCACAAGCCCATCATTGCTGTTCCTGAGAAGCTGGAACGGTTCAACGCGGCCGGTCGCGCGCTCATCGCCTGGGATGGTCAGGCGTCTGCGGCAGACACGATGCGCGCCTGCGTGCCCCTTCTTCAGCTCGCATCCGACGTCCATATTTTCATGGCCCGTGACGGCGCCGAAAAGACCGAACCGACCGAAGCCGCCGAATATCTGTCACGCCATGGCGTGCACGCGAGCGTGAAGATCGTCGACGACGGACTTCACGCGCCGGACGCGTTGATCGCCGAGGAAGCGGCTCTTTGGCACGCCGACTATGTGCTGATGGGCGCCTATAGTCACGGCCGACTGTTGGAAGCGTTTGGCGGCGTCACGAAGCGGATGCTCACCAAGAGCAAGCTGCCGCTGGTGCTCGGGCACTGA
- a CDS encoding OmpW/AlkL family protein — MKRIVLVSIGAVVAALAVPAHAEEADKRWIIRARAIRVTPTEETGPILPSFPTAHTAVTNSYAPEVDFTYMATRHIGAELILATTKHHIEGRGALDGLGKAGRTWVLPPTLTLQYHFAPNAHIRPYVGAGVNYTIFYSEKASNALQSAIGDTKLKLKDSFGYALQAGVDIDITPRIFLNIDLKYIDIDTTARLTTGSLINRERVHLDPLVPGIGIGMRF; from the coding sequence ATGAAAAGGATAGTCCTTGTATCGATTGGCGCAGTTGTTGCCGCGCTCGCGGTCCCGGCCCATGCCGAAGAAGCAGACAAGCGTTGGATCATCCGTGCCCGTGCGATCCGGGTGACGCCGACCGAGGAGACCGGCCCGATCCTTCCGAGTTTTCCGACCGCCCATACGGCGGTGACAAACAGTTATGCGCCGGAAGTGGACTTCACCTATATGGCGACCAGGCACATCGGCGCCGAACTGATCCTGGCCACGACGAAGCATCACATCGAAGGACGCGGCGCGCTTGACGGACTCGGCAAGGCAGGACGAACCTGGGTGCTTCCGCCAACGCTCACGCTTCAATATCATTTTGCCCCCAACGCACATATCCGGCCCTATGTCGGCGCGGGCGTCAACTACACGATCTTCTATTCGGAAAAGGCCAGCAATGCGCTCCAGTCGGCGATTGGTGACACGAAGCTGAAACTGAAGGACAGCTTCGGCTATGCCCTGCAGGCCGGCGTCGATATCGACATTACCCCTCGCATTTTCCTCAATATTGACCTCAAATATATCGACATCGATACCACGGCCCGTCTGACGACGGGCAGTCTGATCAACCGCGAGCGTGTCCACCTTGACCCTCTGGTGCCTGGTATCGGCATCGGCATGCGGTTCTGA
- a CDS encoding helix-turn-helix domain-containing protein — protein sequence MTQALLRRTFDTLSDARKRMLLLGRQSASEWIADFLLQTFERIGGYSASANGPVTFDLPLSRGAIADVLGLTIETVSRQMTKLKMAGVIALPGGRAVTILKRDALRRMADAA from the coding sequence ATGACCCAGGCTCTCCTGCGCCGTACCTTCGATACGCTGAGCGATGCGCGCAAGCGCATGCTTCTACTCGGTCGTCAAAGTGCCAGCGAGTGGATCGCAGACTTTCTGCTCCAAACTTTCGAGAGGATCGGGGGCTATAGCGCCAGCGCCAATGGACCGGTAACCTTCGATCTTCCTCTTTCCCGAGGCGCAATCGCCGATGTGCTGGGCCTCACCATCGAAACGGTCAGCCGGCAAATGACCAAGCTCAAGATGGCCGGCGTGATTGCCCTGCCGGGCGGTCGCGCGGTGACGATACTCAAGCGCGACGCGCTCAGGCGAATGGCCGACGCTGCCTGA
- a CDS encoding cyclic nucleotide-binding domain-containing protein: MLHKLGRRRRLRRGESIAWAGEESRGCANVLSGILKVSALTADGREQIVGLLYPSDFVTALRGQLRIHSDGVGRRGNLHLS, encoded by the coding sequence ATGCTGCACAAGCTTGGCCGGCGCCGCCGTTTACGTCGCGGCGAATCGATCGCCTGGGCAGGAGAGGAGAGCCGCGGTTGCGCGAACGTCCTTTCGGGAATCCTGAAAGTCAGCGCGTTGACCGCCGACGGCCGCGAACAGATTGTCGGCTTACTCTATCCGTCGGACTTCGTGACAGCCCTTCGTGGGCAGCTTCGAATTCACAGTGACGGCGTTGGGAGACGCGGAAATCTGCACCTTTCGTAA
- the cydX gene encoding cytochrome bd-I oxidase subunit CydX, which produces MRITTDSRHIATWYFAWVLGLGLAVGFSILNGTWHEVHLPNGATVPDETELPKPLPA; this is translated from the coding sequence ATCCGGATTACTACTGATAGCAGGCACATCGCCACATGGTATTTCGCTTGGGTTCTCGGGCTCGGCCTCGCGGTCGGCTTCAGTATCCTCAACGGCACCTGGCACGAGGTCCACTTGCCCAATGGGGCGACGGTGCCGGACGAAACTGAGCTTCCGAAACCGTTGCCGGCCTGA
- a CDS encoding NAD(P)H-dependent oxidoreductase, translating to MADAAKGHARHVAILIHPDPQSFNAAIAHAYCETVRECGQEAILRDLYAMKFDPVLKNEERPDRRGFEIAPDVRAELEAIEGCDVVALIYPIWFGLPPAMMKGYVDRVIGAGVTPHQVQDGAGRGPLTAGHMITITTSGARDAWLDEQGQLDSLRELSSRYLFRAFSMKSADYLHIGSIVEGLPTRFIDEHLSDVRERARKICARLAVEQYGAAAPPSISDGS from the coding sequence ATGGCTGACGCGGCAAAGGGGCATGCCCGACATGTGGCGATCCTCATCCATCCCGATCCACAGAGCTTCAATGCCGCCATCGCACACGCCTATTGCGAGACAGTTCGGGAATGCGGGCAAGAGGCAATCCTGCGTGATCTCTATGCGATGAAGTTCGATCCGGTACTCAAGAACGAAGAACGGCCCGACAGGCGTGGTTTCGAGATCGCGCCTGACGTGCGTGCCGAACTCGAAGCCATCGAAGGTTGTGATGTTGTGGCGCTCATCTATCCGATCTGGTTCGGTCTGCCGCCGGCCATGATGAAAGGCTACGTCGATCGCGTGATCGGCGCGGGCGTCACGCCGCATCAAGTCCAGGATGGCGCAGGACGAGGCCCGTTGACCGCAGGCCATATGATCACGATCACGACATCGGGCGCCCGCGACGCATGGCTGGACGAACAAGGGCAGTTGGACTCGCTGCGGGAATTATCGAGCCGATATCTCTTCCGGGCCTTTTCGATGAAATCGGCTGACTATCTTCACATCGGCAGTATCGTCGAAGGCCTGCCCACACGCTTCATCGACGAGCATCTTTCCGATGTCCGTGAGCGGGCGCGCAAGATCTGCGCGAGGCTTGCCGTGGAACAATATGGCGCTGCGGCTCCGCCTTCGATCTCGGACGGAAGTTGA